From the Carya illinoinensis cultivar Pawnee chromosome 4, C.illinoinensisPawnee_v1, whole genome shotgun sequence genome, one window contains:
- the LOC122308265 gene encoding kinesin-like protein KIN-13B yields MNGAGRQGQRSAAAGVHHQRQYSGNFLDNSSNDRWLQSTGLQHLHSSSSSIPHLQDHEFYGGGGDGGGRGGGGRGSMMYRNGQSGLSGGNEFYLEPSTPPGNSRSRKNGEDNEFSLGLLDLHSFNTEFLTEVGLLAFSTMT; encoded by the exons ATGAACGGGGCAGGGAGGCAGGGGCAGAGATCTGCTGCGGCCGGGGTGCATCACCAACGCCAGTACTCGGGAAACTTTCTGGATAATTCGTCCAATGATCGCTGGCTTCAATCCACTGGTCTTCAGCACCTCCATTCCTCCAGCTCTTCCATTCCTCATCTTCAG GACCACGAGTTCTATGGTGGTGGTGGCGATGGTggtggaagaggaggaggagggcgGGGTTCGATGATGTATAGGAATGGGCAAAGTGGATTAAGTGGAGGAAATGAGTTTTACTTGGAGCCATCAACGCCTCCCGGTAACTCTCGATCGAGGAAGAATGGTGAAGATAATGAGTTCAGTCTGGGACTCTTggatctgcattctttcaataCAGAGTTTCTAACCGAGGTGGGCCTCTTGGCATTTTCAACAATGACTTAA